A single Flavobacterium sp. 1 DNA region contains:
- a CDS encoding alpha-L-fucosidase, producing the protein MKKILEIVFIISITIFGLNAQNKKTKPKSNVEPYLLPAFPSVSTILPQDSITVGDLKSFPEMKLNIPIASGPFEPTWESIEKNYPGEPAWLRDAKFGIWVHFGPQAAGESGDWYARKLYTEGTTAYKNHFKKYGHPSESGYKEVLRDWNPTKLDPATLTKIYKAAGARFLMIQGVHHDNYDMWNSKYQPWNSVNIGPKRDLIGEWAKACRANGMHYGVTFHHEYTWWWWQTAFGSDKEGAKKGVPYDGGLTLADGKGKWWEGYDPRLLYGINLREYKGVTEAAYSGWSPPPAGIFTNHLDYAKWYASKWALRMMDVVQHYDPDFIYTDGTVQGPFTGDGTGTGLKADAMQTVIADYYNRTLKNRGSVNTFSIVKFRKKTNGTVNTEEFGVPVEIKTDQPWIAEAPVGDWFYAPGFTYDSGMMIRYIIEAIARDGNAALCISILPDGSLDEGSMKMLKEVGVWMKRNGEAVYGSHAWTIPGEGEQINGKLKMLPGGALNRKHAEFRFDAQDIRFTIGKNGACYAFCMNVPVPGAQLKIKSLGTDAKYFSKPVKDVKLLGYKGKLQWKLETDGLVVTCPAEMPFATAIVFKVE; encoded by the coding sequence ATGAAAAAGATTTTAGAAATTGTCTTTATTATTTCAATTACGATTTTTGGCTTAAATGCCCAAAATAAAAAAACGAAGCCAAAATCGAATGTTGAACCTTATTTGTTACCAGCATTTCCTTCGGTATCAACCATTTTGCCGCAAGACAGTATTACAGTTGGTGACTTAAAATCGTTTCCCGAAATGAAATTGAATATTCCCATCGCATCCGGCCCGTTTGAACCAACCTGGGAATCCATTGAGAAAAATTATCCTGGTGAACCGGCATGGCTTCGGGATGCTAAGTTTGGTATTTGGGTTCACTTTGGGCCACAAGCGGCAGGTGAAAGCGGTGACTGGTATGCACGAAAACTTTACACGGAAGGTACGACTGCCTATAAAAATCACTTCAAGAAATACGGTCACCCATCCGAATCAGGGTATAAGGAAGTACTTCGTGATTGGAATCCAACAAAGCTTGACCCGGCTACGCTTACCAAAATTTATAAGGCTGCAGGTGCTCGTTTTCTGATGATTCAAGGAGTACATCACGATAACTACGATATGTGGAATTCAAAATATCAACCATGGAATTCCGTAAATATCGGTCCAAAGCGTGATTTAATTGGCGAATGGGCGAAAGCTTGCCGTGCCAATGGAATGCATTATGGTGTAACATTTCACCACGAATATACCTGGTGGTGGTGGCAAACGGCTTTTGGCAGTGATAAAGAAGGTGCTAAAAAAGGTGTGCCTTATGATGGGGGGCTGACTCTTGCCGATGGCAAAGGTAAATGGTGGGAAGGATATGATCCACGGTTGCTTTACGGCATTAATCTGCGCGAGTACAAAGGTGTAACCGAGGCTGCTTATTCAGGATGGTCACCTCCACCGGCAGGCATATTCACGAATCACCTTGATTACGCAAAGTGGTATGCATCAAAATGGGCGTTAAGGATGATGGATGTAGTACAGCATTATGACCCTGATTTTATTTATACCGATGGTACAGTACAAGGACCTTTTACCGGTGATGGAACTGGAACCGGCCTTAAAGCAGATGCTATGCAAACCGTTATAGCCGATTACTACAATCGCACACTCAAAAATCGTGGCTCTGTGAATACTTTCAGCATAGTGAAATTCCGAAAAAAGACTAATGGTACAGTAAACACTGAAGAATTTGGTGTTCCGGTCGAGATCAAAACCGATCAGCCATGGATCGCAGAAGCTCCGGTTGGTGACTGGTTCTATGCTCCGGGTTTTACCTACGATTCGGGAATGATGATTCGCTATATTATCGAAGCCATTGCCCGCGATGGTAATGCAGCTTTATGTATTTCCATTTTGCCTGATGGTTCATTGGACGAAGGCAGTATGAAAATGTTGAAAGAAGTTGGTGTCTGGATGAAACGAAATGGGGAAGCTGTTTACGGAAGCCATGCATGGACGATTCCTGGAGAAGGAGAACAAATTAACGGCAAGTTGAAAATGCTTCCTGGTGGTGCGTTGAATCGTAAACATGCAGAATTCAGGTTCGATGCTCAGGACATTCGTTTCACAATTGGTAAGAACGGTGCATGCTACGCATTTTGTATGAACGTACCTGTTCCGGGAGCACAGTTGAAAATCAAATCTCTTGGTACCGATGCAAAATACTTTAGCAAGCCTGTTAAAGATGTGAAATTGCTTGGATACAAAGGGAAATTGCAATGGAAACTGGAAACTGATGGTCTCGTTGTCACTTGTCCGGCGGAAATGCCATTTGCAACGGCAATCGTGTTCAAGGTCGAATAG
- a CDS encoding alpha-L-fucosidase: protein MKRFFLYAVILAFLSTSVGVAQIKTPAACGPTPSENQMRVQEMESYAFVHFSLNTYTDQSWGFGNEDVKLFNPEKSDCRQWARICKEAGLKGIILTAKHHCGFSLWPSKYTEYSVKNAPWKNGKGDMVREMADACKEYGLKFGIYLSPWDRNSADYGKPEYITYFRNQLTELLTNYGEIFEVWFDGANGGDGYYGGANEVRKIDAKTYYDWKTTYALIHKLQPKCVIWNDGGERGDLRWVGTEDGNVGETNWSLLNATGDVPWNNLHFGVENGNKWVMSEVNTSIRPEWFYHPDEDNKVKTVPQLMDLYYNSIGRNGTMLLNFPIMPNGLIHPTDEKNAIEFGKAVKESFATNIAQNKKATASNVREKSKKFGADLAVDGKKNTYWTTDDNIKTGSLTIDLGKPTIFNRFMAQEYIRLGQRVKSFTVEAFVDGNWKEVASGTTIGYKRILRFSAVNATKVRFNVNDSKCNPVISNIGIYDAPVFLYAPSIIRNQSGEVTISTNDIGPIFYYTLDGSEPTSNSKKYTGPFIADGKMEIKAISFDPTSHKSSPVGVEKFDVSKKDWKLVGINDNNATAVFDGNPATVWHYKDNKMPIDLVIDLGNSKNIVGFKYTPDQNKWSSGIVTTYEFYTSDDNVSWKLVDKGEFSNIKNNPLMQIKNFAPVMGRYIKLRALKNTFGDNVAGYAEVDVITK, encoded by the coding sequence ATGAAAAGATTTTTTTTATACGCAGTCATTCTTGCGTTTTTATCAACTAGTGTTGGTGTTGCTCAGATAAAAACTCCAGCAGCCTGTGGGCCGACACCTTCTGAGAACCAAATGAGAGTGCAGGAAATGGAAAGTTATGCTTTTGTGCATTTCTCGTTAAACACCTACACGGATCAGTCGTGGGGATTTGGTAATGAAGATGTCAAACTATTTAATCCAGAAAAATCAGATTGTCGTCAATGGGCACGCATTTGCAAAGAAGCTGGGTTGAAGGGGATTATTCTTACTGCTAAACACCATTGTGGATTTTCGCTTTGGCCATCTAAATACACGGAGTATTCAGTAAAAAATGCTCCATGGAAAAATGGTAAAGGAGATATGGTTCGCGAAATGGCTGATGCCTGTAAAGAATACGGTTTGAAATTTGGAATATACTTGTCACCTTGGGACAGAAATAGCGCTGATTATGGAAAACCGGAATATATTACTTATTTCAGAAACCAATTGACAGAACTTCTTACTAATTATGGTGAAATTTTCGAAGTGTGGTTTGACGGTGCTAATGGTGGAGATGGATATTATGGTGGAGCTAACGAAGTTCGTAAAATTGATGCTAAGACATATTACGACTGGAAAACCACATACGCATTGATTCATAAATTGCAACCAAAATGTGTGATTTGGAACGATGGTGGTGAAAGAGGAGACCTTCGTTGGGTTGGAACCGAGGATGGAAATGTAGGTGAAACGAACTGGAGTCTCTTGAACGCAACGGGTGATGTTCCATGGAACAATTTGCATTTTGGGGTTGAAAACGGGAATAAATGGGTGATGTCCGAAGTAAATACTTCCATTCGTCCAGAGTGGTTTTATCATCCAGACGAAGACAATAAAGTAAAAACAGTTCCCCAATTGATGGATCTTTATTACAACTCTATTGGACGCAACGGAACTATGTTGCTGAATTTTCCAATTATGCCAAACGGTTTGATTCACCCAACCGATGAAAAGAATGCCATCGAATTTGGTAAAGCTGTAAAAGAATCTTTTGCAACAAACATTGCCCAAAACAAAAAAGCAACAGCTTCAAATGTGCGTGAAAAATCAAAAAAGTTTGGGGCTGATTTGGCGGTAGATGGAAAGAAAAATACCTATTGGACTACGGATGATAATATCAAAACGGGATCATTAACAATTGATTTGGGTAAACCTACCATTTTCAACCGTTTTATGGCACAGGAATACATCCGTTTGGGTCAACGTGTGAAATCCTTTACTGTAGAAGCCTTTGTGGATGGAAACTGGAAAGAAGTAGCAAGCGGAACTACCATTGGTTACAAACGAATCCTTCGTTTTTCTGCTGTAAATGCAACTAAGGTACGTTTCAATGTTAATGACTCAAAATGCAACCCTGTTATTTCTAATATCGGAATTTATGATGCTCCAGTGTTCTTGTATGCTCCATCAATTATCCGAAATCAATCTGGCGAAGTAACGATATCGACTAATGATATTGGACCAATTTTTTACTATACATTAGACGGTAGTGAACCTACTTCAAATTCAAAAAAATATACAGGTCCATTTATAGCTGACGGTAAAATGGAGATAAAAGCAATTTCTTTTGATCCTACTTCACACAAGAGCAGTCCAGTTGGTGTAGAAAAATTTGATGTTTCTAAAAAAGACTGGAAATTAGTAGGGATAAACGATAATAATGCTACTGCAGTATTTGACGGAAATCCAGCAACTGTATGGCATTATAAAGACAATAAAATGCCGATAGATTTAGTGATTGATCTTGGAAATAGTAAAAACATTGTTGGTTTTAAATACACGCCTGATCAAAATAAATGGAGTTCTGGTATTGTTACTACATACGAGTTCTATACATCAGACGACAATGTGAGTTGGAAATTAGTTGATAAAGGTGAGTTTTCGAATATAAAAAATAACCCTTTGATGCAAATCAAAAATTTTGCACCGGTAATGGGGCGTTACATTAAGTTGCGTGCATTGAAAAACACCTTTGGAGATAATGTTGCTGGTTATGCAGAAGTGGATGTGATTACAAAATAA
- a CDS encoding DUF5597 domain-containing protein, with the protein MKKLVLFTFLFFSAYLKAQELPQLKKEGNMTRLYVDGKPFVMVAGELHNSTSSNLTYLAPVFSKLKEMGLNTAIASIAWEQFEPEEGKFDYSLIDGMIAQARESKLKLCIIWFASWKNGLSTYTPLWVKKDSKRFFKLKQSNGETGEVISAFCKEAQMADAKAYVQLMKRIKEIDKDHTVVMMQVENEVGAFQDIDYNKQALDLFKSQVPETLIKYLQKNTNNLSPEMKSVWQKNGSKTKGTWSEIFADEMKSAQNFFMTWQYAKYINEIARLGKKELNLPMYVNCWLVLKPTDLPGVYPNGGPVSRVMDIYKAFAPYIDFCAPDIYEPNYKEIVAMYHRYDNPLFIPESTTEQARAFYAYAEHDAICFSPFGIEDAYGNLAYRQSISVINELMPYIIKYQGTGKMRGFMRTKNSTTDTLTFGDDKVIVEYDNWNTTGYGLVIQTAPDEYIVAGITARLRFESSNPSKKIRIGQVFEGKFEGEKWITSRMLNGDETWHHDRLLVKGREVKITQTLEGQIVPPQPGLNQPVLESAKNTEVQTPAVYKVTTYEMK; encoded by the coding sequence ATGAAAAAATTAGTTCTATTTACTTTTTTATTTTTCTCAGCTTATTTAAAAGCTCAGGAATTACCTCAATTAAAGAAAGAGGGTAATATGACCAGACTGTATGTTGATGGTAAACCCTTTGTTATGGTTGCCGGAGAGCTGCATAATTCCACCTCTTCCAATTTAACTTATTTGGCACCCGTTTTCTCAAAATTAAAAGAAATGGGACTTAATACAGCTATCGCATCAATTGCATGGGAACAATTTGAGCCTGAGGAGGGAAAGTTTGATTATTCACTTATTGACGGGATGATAGCCCAGGCTCGCGAAAGCAAACTAAAACTTTGTATTATATGGTTTGCAAGCTGGAAAAATGGACTTTCCACTTATACGCCGCTTTGGGTAAAAAAAGATTCAAAACGGTTTTTTAAATTAAAACAAAGTAATGGCGAGACTGGAGAAGTAATTTCAGCTTTTTGTAAGGAAGCACAGATGGCAGATGCTAAGGCTTATGTGCAATTAATGAAACGAATCAAAGAAATAGACAAAGATCATACTGTGGTAATGATGCAAGTTGAAAACGAAGTTGGTGCTTTTCAGGACATCGATTACAATAAACAGGCACTTGACTTATTTAAGTCTCAGGTTCCGGAAACCTTAATTAAGTATTTACAAAAAAATACAAATAATTTGAGCCCGGAAATGAAATCTGTCTGGCAAAAAAATGGAAGCAAAACTAAAGGTACTTGGTCTGAAATATTTGCTGATGAAATGAAAAGTGCACAAAACTTTTTCATGACATGGCAATATGCCAAATATATAAATGAAATAGCCCGATTGGGTAAAAAAGAACTAAACCTGCCTATGTATGTAAATTGCTGGTTGGTTCTAAAACCTACTGATTTACCCGGAGTATATCCAAACGGTGGACCAGTATCCAGAGTAATGGATATTTACAAAGCCTTTGCGCCTTATATCGATTTCTGCGCCCCTGATATTTATGAACCCAACTATAAAGAAATAGTGGCGATGTATCATCGATATGATAATCCGCTTTTTATTCCTGAAAGCACAACTGAACAGGCCCGGGCTTTTTATGCCTACGCAGAACATGATGCTATTTGCTTTTCTCCTTTTGGGATTGAAGATGCTTATGGCAATTTAGCTTACAGGCAGTCAATCTCTGTAATAAATGAATTAATGCCCTATATAATTAAATATCAGGGTACAGGAAAAATGCGAGGTTTTATGCGCACTAAAAACAGTACCACCGACACGCTTACATTTGGCGATGATAAAGTAATTGTGGAATATGATAATTGGAACACTACTGGATATGGCCTGGTTATTCAAACGGCACCGGATGAATATATAGTAGCAGGCATTACAGCACGACTAAGATTTGAATCGAGTAATCCATCAAAAAAAATTCGCATTGGCCAAGTGTTTGAAGGAAAGTTTGAAGGCGAAAAGTGGATAACTTCCCGTATGCTTAATGGTGACGAAACCTGGCATCATGACCGCCTGCTTGTAAAAGGGCGTGAAGTAAAGATTACCCAGACTTTAGAAGGACAAATAGTTCCTCCCCAGCCTGGACTAAACCAACCTGTATTGGAATCAGCCAAGAATACAGAAGTTCAAACTCCTGCGGTATATAAAGTGACTACTTATGAAATGAAATAA
- a CDS encoding sugar-binding domain-containing protein — translation MERKQLFDSDWKFFLGDASEAKTNDFNDQSWRKLDLPHDWSIEGKIHPKNATGGGGGYFPSGIGWYRKTFQVPDSWKAKKTAIYFEGIYMNSEVFINGKSLGVYPYGYSSFSYDLTPYLIFGKENVIAVRVDNSQQMNSRWYSGSGIYRHVWMMVTNPVHLANWGVAISTPEVSSKKATVLVKTKVKNETGSLQRIVVTTHLLDKSSKSVGNSQTQVELPANGEKEITQTIQVSNPMLWTPETPHLYQARIQVIKDKKALDDTKNNFGIRSIKFTAENGFQLNGKTVKINGGCVHHDNGCLGTAAFDRAEERKIELLKAGGFNAVRTSHNPPSEAFLDACDRLGLLVMDESFDCWNVGKNSNDYSKYFNQWWQRDLEAMVLRDRNHPSVFMWSIGNEIPERADPEAVETAKMLSATVKKIDNTRPVTSAIVANGKWEVFDPLMAAHDVAGYNYNLHTAPDDHKRVPSRIIVQTESYPKDAFNNWKLVEENNYVIGDFVWTAMDYLGESGIGRYYYSGEVPGQHWENDFFPYHGAYCGDIDLIGWRKPISHYRSLLHNTNEKLYMAVREPALEPLEIKETWWSVYPTWESWTWPGFEGKTVQVEVYSKYPKVRLYLNDKLVGEQKNSKEEQFKATFPIPYSAGLLKAVGVENDKEMESAILQTAGDASKIKLTADRKEILANGQDLSFITIEITDKDGIFQPNAANRLHFKIDGPGVIAGVDNADLKDFEPYLGNTRKAWKGRALVVIKSNHQAGEIKLSVSSNGLEETSINIKTLK, via the coding sequence ATGGAAAGAAAACAGTTATTTGATTCTGACTGGAAATTCTTTTTAGGCGACGCTTCTGAAGCCAAAACAAATGATTTCAATGATCAGAGCTGGCGTAAACTGGATTTACCTCATGATTGGAGTATCGAAGGAAAAATTCACCCTAAAAATGCTACTGGTGGAGGTGGCGGATATTTTCCGTCAGGAATTGGCTGGTATCGCAAAACCTTTCAGGTACCTGATAGCTGGAAAGCAAAAAAAACAGCTATTTATTTTGAAGGTATTTATATGAACTCTGAAGTTTTTATCAACGGAAAATCGCTGGGTGTTTATCCTTATGGCTACTCTTCATTCAGTTATGACCTTACACCATATTTGATTTTTGGAAAAGAAAACGTTATTGCGGTACGTGTTGATAATTCACAACAGATGAACAGCCGATGGTACAGTGGATCAGGAATCTATCGCCATGTCTGGATGATGGTTACCAATCCGGTACATCTGGCAAACTGGGGTGTTGCTATTTCAACTCCCGAAGTATCTTCAAAAAAGGCGACAGTACTGGTAAAAACCAAGGTTAAAAATGAAACAGGATCGCTACAGAGAATTGTTGTTACAACCCATCTTTTGGATAAGAGTTCTAAAAGTGTTGGAAACAGTCAAACACAGGTTGAGCTTCCTGCCAATGGCGAGAAGGAAATAACCCAAACCATACAAGTGTCAAACCCTATGCTCTGGACACCTGAAACACCGCATTTATATCAGGCCCGGATTCAGGTAATAAAAGATAAAAAAGCGCTGGACGATACAAAAAACAATTTTGGTATCCGTTCCATAAAATTTACTGCCGAAAATGGATTTCAGCTTAACGGTAAAACAGTAAAAATAAACGGCGGTTGCGTACATCACGATAATGGCTGCTTAGGTACAGCTGCCTTTGATCGTGCCGAGGAACGCAAAATTGAATTGCTCAAAGCCGGTGGATTCAATGCCGTGAGAACTTCCCACAACCCGCCTTCTGAGGCATTTCTTGACGCCTGCGACAGATTAGGTTTACTGGTAATGGATGAGTCGTTCGATTGCTGGAATGTCGGGAAAAACAGTAATGATTATTCTAAATATTTCAACCAGTGGTGGCAACGTGATTTGGAAGCCATGGTATTGCGCGATCGCAATCATCCTTCAGTTTTTATGTGGAGCATAGGTAACGAAATACCCGAACGGGCAGATCCTGAGGCCGTTGAAACAGCTAAAATGCTTTCAGCAACAGTAAAGAAAATAGATAATACCCGTCCTGTTACATCCGCAATTGTAGCTAACGGAAAGTGGGAAGTGTTCGATCCGCTGATGGCGGCACACGATGTTGCAGGTTATAATTACAACCTGCATACTGCCCCGGACGATCATAAAAGAGTGCCTTCGCGTATCATAGTTCAAACCGAATCCTATCCAAAAGATGCTTTTAACAATTGGAAACTGGTGGAAGAAAATAATTATGTAATCGGGGATTTTGTTTGGACAGCGATGGATTATTTGGGCGAATCAGGTATCGGTCGTTATTATTATTCGGGAGAAGTTCCCGGCCAGCACTGGGAAAATGATTTCTTCCCTTATCATGGTGCCTACTGCGGTGATATAGATTTGATTGGCTGGAGAAAACCCATTTCCCATTACAGAAGCCTGTTGCATAATACTAACGAAAAACTCTACATGGCAGTTCGTGAACCAGCCCTGGAACCTTTGGAAATCAAAGAAACATGGTGGTCGGTTTATCCAACATGGGAAAGCTGGACATGGCCTGGTTTTGAAGGAAAAACTGTTCAGGTTGAGGTATATTCAAAATATCCAAAAGTAAGGTTATACCTGAACGACAAATTGGTTGGTGAACAAAAAAACAGTAAAGAGGAGCAATTTAAGGCTACTTTTCCGATTCCATATTCTGCAGGTTTGCTTAAAGCTGTTGGAGTAGAAAATGATAAGGAAATGGAATCAGCCATTCTGCAGACTGCTGGCGATGCCTCAAAAATAAAATTGACTGCCGACCGAAAAGAAATACTGGCCAACGGACAGGATTTATCATTCATAACTATTGAAATAACAGACAAGGATGGAATATTCCAACCGAACGCTGCCAATCGTCTGCATTTTAAAATTGATGGGCCGGGTGTCATTGCAGGAGTAGACAATGCTGATTTGAAAGACTTCGAACCATACTTAGGCAACACTCGTAAAGCATGGAAAGGTAGAGCTTTGGTAGTAATAAAAAGCAATCATCAGGCGGGTGAAATTAAATTATCGGTATCATCCAATGGATTGGAAGAAACTTCAATAAATATAAAAACGCTTAAATAG